A section of the Caballeronia sp. M1242 genome encodes:
- a CDS encoding glycosyltransferase family 4 protein, which translates to MPKPVIHLINGFMNEYGGSEQEALHLARLLRDRSELSLWSPSSRCSPELARRHGIRRIRMGIGGANRPHGGTFVFVGTHWRNRLWPYLSRAPQRLIYVFNTFHPKILTLTATHRPMLRWPRTEYVFISEFQRKLLGVEGEVQPSPIDIARFTPLSRPRSGGRLVIGRLSRDTLDKHDLDDVPLYRAWADGGADIRLQGATSLRAAAAGALTGTPHVEILPEGAIAAVDFLRSIDVFYYRTGAHVETFGRVVLEAMACGLPVVCHRRGGYADWIRHGENGFLFDTTEQARGLVDGLLADPALRASIGERARRTVESLYSDEALRHRADFYLRPAQ; encoded by the coding sequence ATGCCGAAGCCGGTCATTCACCTCATCAACGGATTCATGAATGAATACGGCGGCAGCGAGCAGGAAGCCCTGCATCTCGCGCGTCTGTTGAGGGACCGCAGCGAGCTGTCGCTGTGGTCGCCTTCGTCGCGGTGCTCGCCGGAGCTGGCCCGTCGCCACGGGATTCGACGCATCCGCATGGGTATCGGCGGGGCGAACCGTCCTCACGGCGGTACGTTCGTCTTCGTCGGCACGCACTGGCGCAACAGGCTGTGGCCATATCTGAGCCGGGCGCCGCAACGCCTGATCTATGTCTTCAACACTTTTCACCCGAAGATACTGACGCTTACCGCGACGCATCGGCCGATGCTTCGCTGGCCGCGGACCGAGTACGTTTTCATTTCCGAGTTTCAGCGAAAGCTGCTCGGCGTGGAAGGGGAGGTGCAGCCTTCTCCTATCGACATCGCACGGTTCACGCCCTTGTCTCGGCCGCGGTCCGGTGGACGGCTCGTCATCGGGCGCCTGAGCCGCGACACGCTCGACAAGCACGATCTCGACGACGTGCCGCTCTATCGCGCGTGGGCCGACGGGGGCGCGGACATACGGCTCCAGGGCGCGACGAGTCTGCGCGCGGCGGCGGCAGGCGCGCTCACTGGTACACCGCACGTCGAGATCCTGCCCGAAGGGGCAATTGCGGCAGTCGACTTTCTGCGCAGCATCGATGTCTTTTATTATCGGACGGGCGCCCATGTGGAAACGTTCGGGCGCGTCGTCCTTGAAGCCATGGCATGCGGCCTGCCGGTGGTATGTCACCGGCGCGGCGGGTACGCAGACTGGATTCGGCATGGCGAGAACGGCTTCTTGTTCGATACGACCGAGCAAGCGCGCGGGCTCGTCGACGGCTTGCTCGCGGATCCTGCGCTGCGTGCATCGATCGGGGAACGCGCTCGTCGCACGGTCGAATCGCTATATTCCGATGAAGCGTTACGACACCGCGCAGACTTCTATTTGCGACCGGCGCAGTGA
- the waaC gene encoding lipopolysaccharide heptosyltransferase I, whose amino-acid sequence MKRVLIVKVSSLGDVIQAQAVVGDLHRAFPGVQVDWAVDENFADIPRWNPGVARVLCAPLRRFKKARNLADLQAIWSSILDLRRERYDAIFDLHGVYKSAIISFLARSRRRFGYANVNLGERGAAFAYTHRFAPRHDANAWQGMRQTLADTLGYSIDAAPPSVFAIPKPAKPLAVRADVPFALLFHATSKPEKKWPVENWIAVAKAIGEQGMTPLLPWGSDAERLDAEAIAEGLSSAHVLPKLSIEEVAQHIARAALVVGTDTGLVHLASELRRPTVMIFSATSRPLFGVDVPGLSVSVGDSGHPPSVDQVLSSIDSVRQRR is encoded by the coding sequence ATGAAGCGGGTTTTGATAGTGAAAGTCAGCTCACTGGGCGACGTGATTCAGGCGCAGGCCGTCGTCGGCGACCTGCATCGCGCATTTCCCGGCGTGCAAGTGGATTGGGCGGTGGATGAAAACTTCGCCGATATCCCGCGCTGGAATCCCGGCGTCGCGCGCGTGCTGTGCGCGCCGTTGCGCCGCTTCAAGAAAGCTCGCAATCTCGCGGATCTGCAAGCCATCTGGTCGTCGATTCTCGACTTGCGGCGCGAACGCTATGACGCGATCTTCGACCTGCACGGCGTCTACAAGAGCGCGATCATCTCTTTTCTCGCACGTTCGCGGCGCCGCTTCGGCTATGCGAACGTCAACCTCGGCGAGCGCGGCGCCGCGTTCGCGTACACGCATCGCTTCGCGCCGCGTCACGATGCGAATGCGTGGCAGGGCATGCGCCAGACGCTCGCCGACACGCTAGGTTATTCCATCGACGCCGCTCCGCCCAGCGTGTTCGCCATTCCGAAGCCGGCAAAGCCGCTCGCGGTGAGGGCCGACGTGCCTTTCGCGCTGTTGTTCCACGCGACGTCGAAGCCGGAGAAGAAATGGCCGGTCGAGAACTGGATAGCGGTGGCGAAGGCTATCGGCGAGCAAGGCATGACGCCCCTTCTGCCGTGGGGCTCGGATGCCGAACGCCTGGACGCGGAAGCCATCGCCGAGGGCTTGTCGAGCGCACACGTGCTGCCGAAGCTGAGCATCGAGGAGGTCGCGCAGCACATTGCGCGCGCGGCGCTCGTCGTCGGCACCGACACGGGCCTCGTGCACCTCGCAAGCGAACTTCGGCGACCGACCGTGATGATATTCAGCGCGACCTCGCGGCCGCTTTTCGGCGTGGATGTTCCCGGCTTGTCCGTTTCAGTCGGCGACAGCGGTCATCCGCCATCGGTCGATCAGGTGCTTTCATCCATTGATTCAGTGAGACAGCGTCGTTGA
- a CDS encoding nucleoside triphosphate pyrophosphatase gives MSAHSSAYPFVYLASQSPRRQELLRQLGVQYELLLPRPDEDAEALEAELPGEAADAYVVRVCALKAKAARARLLAGGHASAPILVADTTVTIDGLILGKPLHEADAVAMLERLAGREHEVLTALAVVDAEGTLLEVALSRSTVRFAAVDRAALQRYAATGEPLGKAGAYGIQGRAAAFIERIEGSYSGIMGLPLFETAALLRVARVEF, from the coding sequence ATGTCCGCTCACTCCTCCGCTTACCCCTTCGTTTATCTCGCCTCGCAAAGCCCGCGCCGTCAGGAGTTGCTTCGGCAACTGGGCGTTCAATACGAACTGCTGCTGCCGCGCCCCGATGAAGACGCCGAAGCACTCGAAGCCGAACTTCCGGGCGAAGCCGCGGACGCGTATGTCGTGCGCGTCTGCGCGCTGAAGGCGAAAGCGGCCCGCGCGCGTTTGCTTGCCGGCGGACACGCATCCGCGCCGATTCTTGTCGCCGATACAACCGTCACCATCGACGGCCTGATTCTCGGCAAGCCTTTGCATGAAGCCGATGCCGTCGCGATGCTCGAACGCCTCGCCGGTCGCGAGCACGAAGTGCTCACCGCGCTCGCCGTGGTGGATGCCGAAGGCACGCTGCTCGAAGTCGCGCTGTCGCGTTCGACGGTGCGCTTCGCCGCTGTGGACCGTGCTGCGCTGCAACGCTATGCCGCGACCGGCGAGCCGCTCGGCAAGGCGGGCGCGTATGGCATTCAGGGCCGCGCGGCGGCGTTCATCGAGCGAATCGAGGGGTCCTATTCGGGTATCATGGGTCTGCCCCTTTTCGAAACCGCAGCACTCTTGCGCGTGGCGCGCGTCGAATTCTAA
- a CDS encoding glycosyltransferase family 2 protein, translating into MTHDSLGIAIITHNAAARLAQCLESVSFADDIVVIDGGSTDGTADIARKHGARVVSAPDWPGFGPQKNRALDALSTDWVLSIDADEVVTPELAAAIRRAIAKPDADVYAIDRLSSFCGDWIRHSGWYPDWIPRLFRRGTARFSDDLVHERLVVAPGTAVARLEGKLLHYSYEDFETVLRKLDAYSTAGARQRHAAGKRASLGMAVTRGLWAFVRTYVLRRGFLDGRSGFMIAVFNAQTVYYRFVKLAYLSRRTHQ; encoded by the coding sequence ATGACGCACGACAGCCTCGGCATCGCCATCATCACGCACAATGCAGCGGCGCGGCTCGCGCAATGCCTTGAATCCGTATCGTTCGCCGACGATATCGTCGTCATCGACGGCGGCAGCACCGACGGGACCGCCGATATCGCGCGCAAACATGGCGCACGCGTGGTGAGCGCGCCCGACTGGCCCGGCTTCGGGCCGCAGAAGAATCGCGCGCTCGACGCGCTCTCGACCGACTGGGTGCTATCGATAGACGCCGACGAAGTTGTGACGCCCGAGCTTGCCGCCGCCATTCGGCGCGCCATCGCGAAGCCGGACGCGGACGTCTACGCGATAGATCGGCTCTCCAGCTTTTGCGGCGACTGGATCCGGCACAGCGGCTGGTACCCCGACTGGATTCCCCGGCTTTTCAGGCGCGGCACGGCGCGCTTCTCCGACGATCTCGTGCATGAACGGCTCGTCGTGGCGCCGGGCACGGCGGTGGCGCGGCTCGAAGGCAAGCTGCTGCACTACTCCTACGAAGACTTCGAAACGGTCCTGCGCAAGCTCGACGCTTATTCGACGGCCGGCGCACGACAACGCCATGCAGCCGGCAAGCGCGCCAGTCTCGGCATGGCCGTGACGCGCGGCCTATGGGCCTTCGTAAGAACCTACGTGCTCCGGCGCGGTTTTCTCGACGGGCGCTCGGGTTTCATGATCGCTGTCTTCAACGCCCAGACGGTGTACTACCGATTCGTGAAGCTGGCCTATCTGAGCCGGCGCACGCATCAATAA
- a CDS encoding glycosyltransferase family 4 protein has protein sequence MKILFTNFHYGRGGGHDTYIVAIARGLSVGHQVFIAAPGSSRLYEHACAVKGVTAVPMEFPAKLKDVSRMRAAWRALRALLQREQFDVIHVNGSPDHRLLLLVMLRWKGPRPRIVFTKHNSIAIKSDFLTRLRATRATDEVIAVSDSTAELVRKSVYAHCPLTVVKNGIDMEKYAPRDATSAAAKRLAMLGPDRARRLVLGTVTGFDSYKGTMDMIAAVAGLPGEEREQVIVVVVGTEPNEEQRRTIDDLGMRDSVHVVGFVENVPDYIAAFDIGFVLSYAVETVSFACREMMAMRKPVMVTRYAGLPENIDDGIDGWIVEPRDVSGIEAVLREIVADRARLPVMGARAHEKAVREFSSDRFVAETEAVYRRATTALAG, from the coding sequence TTGAAGATTCTTTTCACTAACTTCCATTACGGCCGCGGTGGCGGCCACGATACGTATATCGTCGCAATCGCACGCGGGCTGTCTGTCGGCCATCAGGTCTTCATCGCGGCGCCGGGATCTAGTCGTCTCTATGAACATGCGTGCGCGGTGAAAGGCGTCACGGCCGTGCCGATGGAATTTCCCGCGAAGCTAAAGGACGTCTCGCGCATGCGCGCGGCGTGGCGCGCGCTGCGAGCGCTGCTTCAGCGCGAGCAATTCGATGTCATACACGTGAACGGCTCGCCGGACCACCGCCTGCTGTTGCTCGTCATGTTGCGCTGGAAGGGCCCGCGGCCGCGTATCGTTTTCACGAAGCACAACTCCATCGCCATCAAGAGCGACTTCCTGACCCGGCTGCGCGCGACCCGCGCGACGGACGAAGTGATCGCCGTGTCGGATTCCACGGCGGAACTCGTGCGGAAATCGGTGTACGCACATTGTCCGCTGACGGTGGTGAAAAACGGCATCGACATGGAAAAATATGCGCCGCGCGATGCCACAAGCGCCGCTGCGAAGCGGCTGGCGATGCTCGGTCCGGATCGCGCGAGGCGGCTCGTGCTCGGCACCGTCACCGGCTTCGACTCGTACAAGGGAACAATGGACATGATCGCGGCCGTCGCGGGCCTTCCGGGCGAAGAGCGCGAACAGGTGATCGTGGTCGTGGTCGGCACTGAGCCGAATGAGGAGCAACGGCGGACCATCGACGATCTCGGCATGCGAGACAGTGTGCACGTCGTCGGATTCGTGGAGAACGTGCCGGACTATATCGCCGCGTTCGACATTGGTTTCGTGCTTTCGTATGCCGTGGAGACGGTGTCGTTCGCCTGCCGCGAAATGATGGCGATGCGCAAGCCCGTAATGGTCACGCGTTACGCGGGCCTGCCTGAGAATATCGACGACGGCATCGACGGCTGGATCGTCGAGCCACGCGACGTAAGTGGCATCGAGGCGGTACTGCGTGAGATCGTCGCCGATCGCGCGCGCCTGCCGGTGATGGGCGCTCGTGCGCACGAGAAAGCCGTACGCGAGTTTTCGAGCGACCGCTTCGTCGCGGAGACCGAGGCGGTGTATCGGCGTGCCACGACGGCGCTCGCCGGCTGA
- a CDS encoding O-antigen ligase, translating into MQVNTISRLGRTGTESYQLVLARWFAIVTLWLVPISTAGVNLASGAFALLALTSPEVWRRAPALRMRSTAGFAALVLFLALTLSLAYSSPGIHEAFDFLMKYRKLLFIPLLILVFGDDNSSAWAKAAVWGLFATLVLAMVLTYTNYFGWTAVGPMHGTDALTRPWVFKDHISGGLMMAFLVCLSFSLAKATKNVGSKALYLVALAAMVNVLFVLQGRTGQVVAIAYIAIFLVVHATRFRRYDKRTRWVVALGALTVCACVAAFVFYSKDSRLADTAQEITQFETQNKNTSMGVRLEFYRRSIELMAHRPIAGYGVGSVRSQFERLASAQTGARAAMAGNPHNEFFLMGVQLGLIGVALFVWFLIAVARECQRLVQPARDVANGYLFAFVFGCLANSLLLNFTEGNLFIFLIGILISAAPRCERVGA; encoded by the coding sequence ATGCAAGTCAACACAATTTCGAGGCTGGGCCGCACGGGCACTGAGTCCTACCAACTGGTTCTCGCGAGATGGTTCGCCATCGTCACACTTTGGCTCGTACCCATCTCGACTGCGGGAGTGAATCTCGCCTCGGGCGCCTTCGCCTTGCTCGCATTGACGTCCCCCGAAGTCTGGCGGCGCGCGCCGGCGCTGCGCATGCGCTCGACAGCCGGCTTTGCCGCTCTCGTGCTTTTCTTGGCGCTGACGTTGAGTCTCGCGTATAGCTCGCCCGGCATACACGAAGCCTTCGACTTTCTGATGAAGTACCGCAAGCTCCTGTTCATTCCGCTGCTCATTCTCGTTTTCGGCGATGACAACTCGTCCGCTTGGGCGAAGGCGGCCGTGTGGGGCCTTTTCGCGACGCTCGTTCTGGCGATGGTGCTCACGTACACGAACTACTTCGGCTGGACGGCGGTCGGTCCAATGCACGGCACTGACGCCTTGACCAGACCTTGGGTGTTCAAAGACCACATTTCAGGCGGCCTCATGATGGCGTTTCTCGTATGCCTGTCGTTTTCGCTCGCCAAAGCGACGAAGAACGTGGGCAGCAAGGCGCTTTATCTGGTTGCGCTTGCCGCGATGGTGAACGTCCTCTTCGTGCTGCAGGGGCGCACGGGACAAGTGGTGGCGATCGCGTATATCGCGATTTTTCTGGTGGTGCACGCGACGCGGTTTCGTCGCTACGACAAGCGCACGCGCTGGGTCGTGGCGCTCGGCGCATTGACGGTGTGTGCGTGCGTCGCCGCGTTTGTGTTCTATTCGAAAGATTCGCGTCTTGCCGATACGGCGCAGGAAATCACCCAGTTCGAGACGCAAAACAAGAATACGTCGATGGGCGTGCGGCTCGAATTCTATCGGCGCAGCATCGAACTCATGGCGCACCGGCCGATTGCAGGCTATGGCGTCGGAAGCGTGCGCAGCCAGTTCGAACGGCTCGCGAGCGCGCAGACCGGCGCGCGGGCGGCCATGGCGGGCAATCCGCACAACGAGTTCTTCTTGATGGGCGTACAGCTCGGGTTGATCGGCGTCGCGCTCTTCGTGTGGTTTCTGATTGCGGTCGCCAGGGAATGTCAGCGCCTGGTCCAGCCTGCGCGCGATGTGGCGAACGGCTATCTTTTCGCGTTCGTCTTCGGCTGTCTCGCCAATTCTTTGTTGCTGAACTTCACCGAGGGAAATCTGTTCATCTTTCTCATCGGCATACTGATCAGCGCCGCGCCCCGTTGCGAACGCGTCGGGGCGTAA
- the rng gene encoding ribonuclease G, with the protein MNEEILINVTPQETRVALVQQGAVQELHVERTLSRGRVGNVYLGKVVRVLPGMQSAFIDIGLERAAFLHVADIWHPRIAGEAHGSAAHVPIEKIVFEGQALMVQVVKDPIGTKGARLSTQVSIAGRTLVYLPQEPHIGISQKIESEAEREAVRARLTAVLPADEKGGYIVRTIAEDSSSEELAADVAYLRKTWATIVTQAQRVPPTTLLYQDLNLAQRVLRDFVNDETTRIQVDSRETYQMLADFAAEFTPAVASRVHHYTGERPLFDLYNIEAEIQRALSRRVDLKSGGYLMIDQTEAMTTIDVNTGGYVGARNFDDTIFKTNLEAAHTIARQLRLRNLGGIIIIDFIDMENVEHRDQVLGELKKALSRDRTRVTVNGFSQLGLVEMTRKRTRESLAHVLCEPCPTCQGKGQVKTPRTVCYDVLREIMRESRQFNPREFRVVASQQVIDLFLEEESQHLAMLMDFIGKPVSLQVESNLSQEQYDIVLM; encoded by the coding sequence ATGAACGAAGAAATCCTGATCAACGTCACACCGCAGGAAACCCGCGTCGCACTGGTTCAGCAAGGCGCCGTTCAGGAGCTTCACGTCGAGCGCACGCTTTCGCGCGGGCGCGTCGGCAATGTGTATCTCGGCAAGGTCGTGCGCGTGTTGCCGGGCATGCAGTCCGCGTTCATCGATATCGGTCTGGAGCGCGCCGCGTTCCTTCATGTGGCCGATATCTGGCATCCGCGCATCGCGGGCGAGGCGCATGGCTCCGCCGCGCATGTGCCGATCGAGAAGATCGTGTTCGAAGGCCAGGCGCTGATGGTGCAGGTCGTGAAGGACCCCATCGGCACGAAGGGCGCGCGGCTGTCGACGCAGGTGAGCATCGCGGGACGCACCCTCGTGTATCTGCCGCAAGAGCCGCATATCGGCATCTCGCAGAAGATCGAGAGCGAAGCGGAACGCGAGGCGGTTCGCGCTCGCCTCACCGCCGTGTTGCCCGCCGACGAGAAAGGCGGCTATATCGTGCGCACCATCGCGGAAGATTCATCCAGCGAGGAGCTGGCCGCCGATGTCGCCTATCTGCGCAAGACGTGGGCGACCATTGTGACGCAGGCGCAGCGCGTGCCGCCGACCACGCTGCTCTATCAGGATCTGAACCTCGCGCAGCGCGTGTTGCGCGATTTCGTGAACGACGAGACCACGCGCATTCAGGTCGATTCGCGCGAGACGTATCAGATGCTCGCGGACTTCGCGGCCGAGTTCACGCCCGCGGTGGCGTCGCGCGTGCATCACTACACCGGCGAGCGGCCGCTTTTCGACCTGTACAACATCGAGGCGGAGATTCAGCGGGCGCTGTCGCGGCGCGTCGATCTGAAGTCGGGCGGCTATCTGATGATCGACCAGACCGAGGCGATGACGACCATCGACGTGAACACGGGCGGTTATGTCGGCGCGCGCAATTTCGACGACACCATCTTCAAGACCAATCTCGAAGCGGCGCATACCATCGCGCGGCAACTGCGTTTGAGGAATCTCGGCGGGATCATCATCATCGATTTCATCGACATGGAGAATGTCGAGCATCGCGATCAGGTACTGGGCGAACTCAAGAAAGCGCTGTCGCGGGATCGCACGCGCGTGACGGTGAATGGCTTCTCGCAACTGGGGCTCGTCGAGATGACGCGCAAGCGCACGCGTGAATCGCTCGCGCATGTGTTGTGCGAGCCTTGCCCGACGTGTCAGGGCAAGGGACAGGTCAAGACGCCGCGCACTGTCTGCTACGACGTGCTACGCGAGATCATGCGCGAATCGCGGCAGTTCAATCCGCGGGAGTTTCGCGTGGTGGCGTCGCAGCAGGTCATCGACCTGTTTCTCGAGGAAGAGTCACAGCATCTCGCGATGCTGATGGATTTCATCGGGAAGCCGGTTTCGTTGCAGGTGGAGTCGAATTTGAGTCAGGAGCAGTATGACATTGTGTTGATGTAA
- the msbA gene encoding lipid A export permease/ATP-binding protein MsbA produces MKRLWPYLRPLMGIVLLGLVAMGFVAASEAGIPMLLKPLLDHGFGTRGSESAKWIVPVAVIGLALVRGVAQYASGYLLSYVSNKILLQLRLQMFERMIHTSAGFFQRETASTVINAIVFEVNQILQVLSSVVVTLVRDSLTVVFLLGYLFILNWRLTLIVALILPGIGWLVSKINRRLRRLNREHQMLTNDLSYIVEETVGGYKVVKVHNGEPYEIGRFTEMSSRLRGYAMRMQVSGGLAQPLTQFLASIALAIVITIAVLQSASDQTTVGGFVAFVTSMLLVISPLKHLIDVNQPLQRGMTAAELIFGLIDEPPEPAGGGRRLDRAQGSIEFRNVSFNYGTQERATLDHVSFKVAPGEMVALAGPSGSGKTTLVNLLPRFFDPAEGEVLVDGVPLTDYALADLRSQMAMVSQDVVLFNDSIAANVAYGTVPDRDRVLAALAAANLADVVASMPDGIDTLIGGNGMRLSGGQRQRLAIARAIYKNAPILILDEATSALDSESERHVQSALETLMKGRTTLVIAHRLSTIERADRILVLEAGKIAEQGSHAELLRHNGLYAHLHRIQYQQQAA; encoded by the coding sequence ATGAAGCGGCTCTGGCCGTATCTGCGGCCGCTCATGGGCATCGTGCTCCTCGGACTCGTGGCGATGGGCTTCGTCGCGGCCAGCGAAGCCGGCATTCCCATGCTGCTCAAGCCGCTGCTCGACCACGGTTTCGGCACCCGAGGCAGCGAGAGCGCCAAGTGGATCGTGCCCGTCGCGGTGATCGGCCTCGCGCTCGTGCGAGGCGTCGCGCAATACGCGTCGGGGTATCTGCTCTCGTACGTGTCGAACAAGATCCTGTTGCAACTGCGGCTCCAGATGTTCGAGCGCATGATTCACACGAGCGCAGGCTTCTTTCAGCGCGAGACGGCGAGCACGGTCATCAACGCGATCGTGTTCGAGGTCAACCAGATCCTGCAAGTGCTGTCGAGCGTCGTCGTCACCCTCGTGCGCGATTCGCTCACGGTCGTGTTCCTGCTCGGCTACCTCTTCATTCTCAACTGGCGGCTCACGCTGATCGTCGCGCTTATCCTGCCGGGCATCGGCTGGCTCGTGTCGAAGATCAACCGGCGCTTGCGGCGTCTGAACCGCGAGCATCAGATGCTCACGAACGACCTCTCCTACATCGTCGAAGAGACGGTGGGCGGCTACAAGGTCGTCAAGGTCCACAACGGCGAGCCGTACGAGATCGGGCGCTTCACCGAAATGAGCAGCCGCCTGCGCGGTTACGCCATGCGCATGCAGGTGTCGGGCGGTCTCGCTCAGCCGCTCACGCAGTTTCTCGCTTCCATCGCGCTCGCCATCGTCATCACGATCGCCGTGCTGCAATCCGCGAGCGATCAGACGACGGTCGGCGGCTTCGTGGCGTTCGTCACGTCGATGCTGCTCGTCATTTCGCCGCTCAAGCATCTGATCGACGTGAACCAGCCGCTGCAGCGAGGCATGACGGCGGCGGAACTCATCTTCGGTCTTATCGACGAGCCGCCGGAGCCGGCGGGCGGCGGGCGGCGGCTCGACCGCGCGCAGGGCAGCATCGAGTTTCGCAACGTCTCGTTCAACTACGGCACGCAGGAGCGCGCCACGCTGGATCACGTTTCGTTCAAGGTCGCGCCGGGAGAAATGGTCGCGCTCGCCGGTCCGTCGGGCAGCGGCAAGACCACGCTCGTTAATCTGTTGCCGCGCTTCTTCGATCCGGCCGAGGGCGAAGTGCTCGTCGACGGCGTCCCGCTTACCGACTACGCGTTGGCCGATCTGCGCTCGCAGATGGCGATGGTGAGTCAGGACGTCGTGCTCTTCAACGACAGCATCGCCGCGAACGTCGCCTACGGCACGGTGCCGGATCGCGACCGCGTGCTCGCGGCGCTGGCGGCCGCGAATCTGGCCGATGTCGTCGCTTCCATGCCGGACGGCATCGACACCTTGATCGGCGGCAACGGCATGCGTTTGTCGGGCGGGCAGCGCCAGCGCCTTGCCATCGCGCGCGCCATCTACAAGAACGCGCCGATCCTGATTCTCGACGAAGCCACGTCCGCGCTCGATTCGGAATCCGAGCGGCACGTTCAGTCCGCGCTGGAAACGCTGATGAAGGGGCGCACCACGCTCGTCATCGCGCACCGGCTTTCGACCATCGAGCGGGCGGACCGCATCCTGGTGCTGGAGGCGGGCAAGATCGCAGAGCAGGGCAGCCACGCGGAACTGTTGCGCCACAACGGGCTCTACGCGCATCTTCATCGCATCCAGTACCAGCAGCAGGCGGCCTGA
- the rlmH gene encoding 23S rRNA (pseudouridine(1915)-N(3))-methyltransferase RlmH, whose translation MKLYILAVGHKMPDWIGTGFDEYAKRMPPELRIELKEIKPEQRSSGRNAESVMTAERQRIEAALPKNARVVALDERGRDWTTMQLANALPGWQQDGRDVAFVIGGADGLAPEVKARAELMLRVSSLTLPHGMVRVLLAEQLYRAWSITQNHPYHRA comes from the coding sequence ATGAAGCTCTATATCCTGGCCGTCGGACACAAGATGCCCGACTGGATCGGAACCGGCTTCGACGAGTACGCGAAGCGCATGCCGCCCGAGCTGCGCATCGAACTCAAGGAAATCAAGCCCGAGCAACGCTCGTCCGGACGCAATGCCGAGAGCGTGATGACTGCCGAGCGGCAGCGAATTGAAGCCGCCTTGCCGAAGAACGCGCGCGTCGTCGCGCTCGACGAACGCGGCCGCGACTGGACCACGATGCAACTCGCGAACGCCCTGCCCGGCTGGCAGCAGGACGGGCGCGATGTCGCGTTTGTGATCGGCGGCGCGGACGGCCTCGCGCCCGAAGTGAAGGCCCGCGCCGAACTGATGTTGCGCGTCTCCAGCTTAACGCTGCCTCACGGCATGGTTCGCGTGCTGCTGGCCGAACAGCTTTACCGCGCGTGGAGCATCACGCAGAATCACCCCTACCATCGCGCGTGA
- a CDS encoding nicotinate-nucleotide adenylyltransferase — translation MAVILAATPGAPCEKRVGLLGGTFDPIHNGHLALARRFAALLQLTELVLLPAGQPWQKAGVSAPHHRLAMTRAAAQSLDLGGAKITVATDEIERDGPTYTVDTLAQWREREGPEASLSLLIGADQLVKLDSWHDWKRLFDYAHICVEARPGFDMSLLPDEVAREVAARSAPADVLTASPHGHVLIDESLSLDVSATAIREHARAQDGTRELRAQVPSAVWDYIVQHHLYRTR, via the coding sequence ATGGCTGTGATCTTAGCCGCCACTCCGGGCGCGCCGTGCGAGAAGCGCGTCGGCCTGCTCGGCGGCACGTTCGATCCGATTCACAACGGACATCTCGCGCTCGCCCGGCGCTTCGCCGCGCTGTTGCAGCTGACCGAGCTCGTGCTGCTGCCGGCCGGCCAGCCGTGGCAGAAGGCGGGCGTATCGGCGCCGCATCATCGGCTGGCGATGACGCGCGCGGCGGCGCAATCGCTCGATCTCGGCGGCGCGAAAATTACCGTCGCGACCGATGAAATCGAGCGCGATGGCCCCACTTACACCGTCGACACGCTCGCTCAGTGGCGCGAGCGCGAAGGCCCGGAGGCGTCGCTTTCGCTTCTGATCGGCGCTGATCAGCTCGTGAAGCTCGACTCATGGCACGACTGGAAGCGGCTTTTCGACTACGCGCACATTTGCGTCGAGGCGCGGCCGGGCTTCGATATGAGCTTGCTGCCTGATGAAGTGGCGCGGGAAGTCGCCGCGCGCAGCGCGCCGGCGGACGTGCTAACCGCGAGTCCGCACGGCCATGTGCTGATCGACGAATCGCTTTCCCTCGACGTCTCCGCCACGGCGATCCGCGAGCACGCTCGCGCGCAAGACGGCACGCGCGAACTGCGCGCTCAGGTCCCATCCGCCGTATGGGACTATATTGTTCAACATCACCTGTACCGGACACGGTAA
- the rsfS gene encoding ribosome silencing factor translates to MELQKLQRAIIDGLEDVKAQDIKVFNTSHLTSLFDRVVVASGTSNRQTKALANSVREKVKEAGGDIISTEGEEIGEWVLVDCGDAVVHILQPALRQYYNLEEVWGDKPVRVKLQKPNMFGGASVTDDEDEEEDEADDKPAVKRPARKTARKQA, encoded by the coding sequence ATGGAACTTCAAAAGCTGCAACGCGCGATCATCGACGGTCTGGAAGACGTCAAGGCGCAAGACATCAAGGTGTTCAACACGAGCCACCTGACGTCGCTGTTCGACCGCGTGGTCGTGGCGAGCGGGACGTCGAACCGGCAGACCAAGGCGCTTGCCAACAGCGTGCGCGAAAAGGTCAAGGAAGCGGGTGGCGACATCATCAGCACGGAAGGCGAAGAGATCGGCGAATGGGTGCTGGTCGATTGCGGCGACGCGGTCGTTCATATCCTGCAACCGGCGCTGCGCCAGTACTACAACCTCGAGGAAGTCTGGGGCGACAAGCCCGTGCGCGTGAAGCTGCAGAAGCCGAACATGTTCGGCGGCGCGAGCGTCACCGACGACGAAGACGAGGAAGAAGACGAGGCAGACGATAAGCCGGCGGTGAAACGCCCGGCGCGCAAGACCGCGCGCAAGCAGGCCTGA